The segment CGGGATCAGCAAGCCAGTGCTGTGTGCTCCGAATTCCAGGGCATCCTCCAGCTCAGCCACTGCACTGAGCACAAGGACTCTCTGTGGGGCCCAGGAGCAGGAAGTCACCCCTTTGGGGCCCGCAACACCCGGCTGTCCCCAGACTCGTGACCAGGGAAGGTATTGTTGAGGGCCCTGAAGGAGAGCAGGGCAGGGATGCCTGAGCAGGACAAGGACCCCAGAGTCCAAGGATTTGATGATCACCGAAGGGTCCCTGAGGTCACCGGGGATGCACGCTCTGCGTTTCGGCCCCTGCGGGACAATGGAGGCCTCTCTCCCTTCGTGCCCAGGCCCGGGCCTCTGCAGAGAGTCCTCCATGCCCAGAGGTCAGAAGTGGGCGATACGCAGAGATCCCAGACCTCCTGCACCAGCTCATGCACCAAACGAAACGCCATCTCGAGCTCCTACAGCTCCACGGGAGGCTTCCCGTGGCTAAAGCGGAGGAGGGGGCCAGCCTCATCCCACTGCCAGCCGACCCTCAGTTCCTCAAAGAAGGGCAGTGAGGACAGACCTCAGGCTGTCTCTTCAGGTCACACTCAGTGTGCACCAGGGCAGACACTCGCCCCCAGGAATGGCTCCCCCAGATCCCAGGCCTCTAGGCCCCGTGGACGCAAGTTTCCCCTGCTGCCACGCAGGCGAGGGGAGCCTCTGAAGATGCCACCTCCCTTAGAGCTGGGGTTCCGGGTCACTGCTGAAGACCTGGACCGGGAGAAGAAGGCTGCGTTCCAGCGGATCAACAGTGCACTGCAGGTTGAGGCCAAGGCCATCTCGGACTGCAGACCCTCAAGGCCTTCCTACACTTCGTGCTCACTTGCAACAGGGGCTTCTGGTCTGCCTTCTGTTTCTAAAGCACCCAGTATGGATGCACAGCAGGAGGGACACAAGCCCCAAGACGGCCTGGGCCTAGTGGCCCCCCTAGCTTCTGCTGCAGGGGCCCCCTCTACAGCTCCTGTGTTTGGGATGCAGCACAGACCACCAGGCTCCCTCCTGTTCGTCTCctcatttccccttcctcccaccttttTCTACTTCTGGGACTCAGCCCAGGTCCTCTGGCTGATTGCTACACCCTTCGGCTCctcatttccccttcctcccacatTTTTCTACTTCTGGGCCTCAGCCCAGGTCCTCTGGCTGATTGCTGCACCCTTCCCAGCTGCAAGCATGGACGGAAGCATTTCTGGAGCCAGTTCCAGCCCCCCACCCACGCCCATGGAAATCGACAGTAGTGAGGCGGACGGAGCTCGGCATTCCGTCAGAAGAAACCCTTTAAAGAGAAAGGCCAATTGGTAACAGGGCATGAGGGGGCCTGAACACCAGGGCGCCCCCAGGCAGAGCACTTCCATGGTGACCACGGGACCTGGCACAGGGAGCAACTCTGTTGGGtggcacttttgttttttttgttgttgttgtttgccagatgccaaataaatatttttattaactttctttCTGTACTTCACTTTTGTGTCATCAACATTTATGGCATTAACCTAAACAGAAGCCTCAGTCaattaaagaatagaaaagataaacatttttagaaCTGTAAAGCGTGTTCTAAGAGTTTCTTggccattttacttttctttttatttatttattttttttatttgagttcccttagtatttattgatcattcttgggtgtttctcggAGAGGGGGACGTGGCAGGGTCATGGTAtgatagtggagagaaggtcagcagataaacacgtgaacaaaggtgtctggctttcctaggcagaggtccctgcggccttccgcagtgttcGTGTCCCTGGgcacttgagattagggagtggtgatgactcttaacgagcacgctgccttcaagcatctgtttaaagaagcacatcttgcacagcccttaatccatttaaccctgagttgacacagcacatgtttcaaaGAGAGCACGAGTTTGGGGGTAAGGTTATAGATTAAGAGCATCCTAAggcagaatttttcttagtacagaacaaaatggagtctcctatgtctacttctttctacacagacacagtaacaatctgatctctcttttccccacatttcccccttttcttttcgaCAAAACCGCCATTGTCATCATGGCTCGTTCTCGATGGTCGCTGTCTCTACAGAGCTGTTGGGTACACCTGcagaaaggctgtcacttcacacttggaaggttgcacagcggccaggcagaggcactcctcacttcccagatggggcggccgggcagaggcgctcctcacatcccagatggggttgctgggcagaggctctcctcaaatcccagacgatgggcagccgggcagaggcgctcctcacttcccagacagggcggccgggcagaggcgctcctcacatcccaacgatgggtggccaggcagagacgctcctcacttcctagacggggcggcggtcgggcagaggctgtaatcttagcactttgggaggccaaggcaggcggctgggaggtggagattgtagcgagccgagatcacgccactgcactccagcctgggcaacattgagcattgagtgagcgagactctgtgtgtaatcccagcacttcgggaggccgaggcgggcagatcactcgaggtcaggagttggagaccagcctggccaacagggcgaaaccccgtctccaccaaaaatacaaaaaccagccaggtgtggtggtgtgtgcctgcaatcccaggtattcggcaggccgaggcaggagaatcacgggagccccaggcagggaggttgcagtgagctgagatcatgccactacactccagccagggcaacagagggagaccgtctcaaaaaaggaaagaaagaaagagagagagagagagagggagggaggaaggaaggaaggaaggaaggaaggaaggaaggaaggaaggaaggaaggaaggcaggcaggcaggcaggcttttGTCTTTACTTTCCATCACATCCCTGGGGGACCATTTAAGCTGACGCCCGCAATTGCAAGTCGGGGATCCAGTGTCACCAAAAACAAGGCAGGCTTCACGTGCAAGTCTGGGCCGGCTTCTGACCCTAGCAACCCCACTTCCCGCGTGGGCACAGCAAGGAGGAACCTGGCCTCTAAGGCTCCCTCATGCGCCATCAGGAGTTCTGCTGGACACAGGTCCAATGGGCCATCCTCCAGCTCATCCTTCTCCATGTCGGGCTTTTGAGCCCGTCATAAATTCCTTCCCTAGAGTGAGATCCAGAAGAGTTTTCTCTAGATTTCCTTccaatatttttgtagtttcgtatcttattttctctaggtttccttccaatatttttgtagtttcgTATCTTAacattcacatttaagtcttgaatctaTCTCGAAGTGATTTTTCTATATGCTgagagataagggtccagtttcattcttctgcatgtggccatCCAGCCCTCCTAGTACCATTCATTGAagagagtgtcctttccccagtgtgtgtttctgtcggctctgtcaaagatcaattggctgTGAACATGTGTCtgtctttctgggttctctcatctgtcccattgatctaagTGTCTAGTTTTATGCTAGGATTatactattttggttactatgcaCTCGTCAAAAATTTTGTAGTTCTAATTTGCAGTGAAATGGGATGCctctagttttgttgtttttgctgagcATGACTTTGGGGtctttgagctcttttttggttcttttttatgaattgtaggactttccaattttgtgagtgatgacattggtattttggtaggggTTGTATTGAATCTCTAGACTGCTtcgggcagtgtggtcattttaatgctatgaattccttccatgagcatgaaatgattgtccatttctttctgtcctcttaaacattttcatcagtgttttgtagttttccttgtagaaatctttcacctccttggtaaaATCTCTTCTGTGGCATACATTTTTCCATGTtgctgctattgtaaatgggattgccttcttaatttctttcccaACCAgaccattattggtgtatagaaatgctgctgattttcttgttgttgttgttgattctgtATTCTGCAAAtgactgtattaatttatttatcaagTCTAGGGGTTTTCTGGTGGAGCCTTTACACGTTTCTAGATCCAAGATCACATCTTCATCAGACAAGAAGAATTCGATGTCCTCTTTTCCAgtgtggatgccttttattgttttctcttgcccgattgtgtgatgtcgaataggagtggtgagaacgGGCATCCTCGTCTTGTTCCTGTTtacagaggaaatgctttcaacttttccccattctatAGTAGGTTAGCTATGGCTTTGTCGTatcagcttttattattttcacgtacgttgttttgtttgtttgtttgtttgtttttgttttttgagacagagtctcactcttgccgcccagggtggagcgcaatggtgtgatcttggctcactgctccctctgcctcctgggttcaagcaattctcctgcctcagcctcccaagtagctgggatacctggctcatgccaccacacctggctaattttcgtacttttagtagagatggggtttcaccatgttggccaggctggtcttgaactcttgacctcaggtgatccacgcacctcagcctcccaaagtgctgggattacacgcgtgagccactgcacacagcccaaccattttcaggtatgtttcttctatacctagtttgtttgttacttttttcaagacatggtctcactctgtctttcatgttggaatacaatggcaccatcatagctgcagctttgaactcctgggctcaagccacttcagccttctgagtagctgagactaccagtgcatgtcaccacagctggctaatttttatttttttgtagagatctatGTTcctcaggttggccttgaactgttgacctcaattgaccctcccagctcagccttcccaaagcactgggttgacaagcatgagccattgcctGGCCCAGAGTCACATTTTAACATATATCTTCACTGCCAGGCTCAAGTTTTGGCAGTGACTGAGAACCCTAAGGGAAAGTGTCTGGTCAGGCTCGGCCCAGTCTGTGCACAGGAGGGGAATGGAAAAATGGCCCGTGGATGGTTCTTTTGGAGAACTGGCCAGACAAGCACTGAGATGCCGTTTCCTGGAGTACAGGGCCGTGCCATGTCCAGCCCAGCTGCCAGGTCCAGGGCCCTCGGCACCATCTAGTTTGGGAGCTCATCCAGAAGTGACCTCATTTACCCAAAGCAGCTGGTCTCCTTTCCAATCTGGTCCCATTTGAGAGATGCAACTGGGCCCTGTCTTCCAGGAAACCATTTCAGTGCATGCCTTTGTCCCCGCACTGGCTGGCCTCTCTGTACCGTGAGAACTTGGGTTATGCAAGGCTCTGCCTGTCAGCTGACCATCATGAAGCAGCTCTCTTCTGTTCCGGTGAGGCCGACTAGACTCCGACACCCCTGCCCTGGGTCTGACCATTCTCTCCTTCACCCAGAAGTGACCTCCAACCCGATCCTGTGCCCTGTCTTCTGGCAGCTGCTCTGGGGAAGGGCATTTTGGCCTCAAGGGCTTAGAGTGtcgttttctgttttctgtttgtctttccaGAGCTGTTTGGGACAGCCGATGCATCAGTCCAAGGACTGCTTCTTTCGAAGGCGATCTTTCTTTCAAGGGTGGGTATAAAAGTtcttgtggctgggcgcagtggctcacgcctgtaatcccagcactttgggaggccgaggcagacggatcacgaggtcaggagatcgagactaaactggctaatgcggtgaaaccccgtctccactaaaaatacaaaaaaaattatctgggcgtggtggcgggcacctgtagtcccagctactcgagaggctgaggcaggagaatggcataaacctgggaggcagagctcgcagtgagccaagatcgcgccactgcactccagcctgggtgacagagcgagactctgtctcaaaaaaaaaaaaaaaaaagaaaaagaaaaaaaaattcttgtgatATTTGTGTATGAAATCAGCCTTCACTACATGGATAGGACCAGCACGCTTCCGTGGCACGACTCTACAAtcttactacatttttttttttattttgtattttatttattcctttttagacagagtctcatcactctgtcgcccaggctgaagtgcagtggcgagatctcggctcactgcaacctccacctcctgggttcaagcaattctcctgtctcagcctcccaagtatctgggacgacaggcacacgTCAaaacgctcagctaatttttgtatttttagtagagatggggttatgccatatcggtcaggctggtctcaaactcctgacctcaggtgatcgacctgtcttagcctcccaaagtgctaggattacaggtgtacatttatttatttatttgcgatggaatcttgctctgtatttattaatttatttatttgagatggagtcttgctccatcacccaggctagagtgcagcgctgcagtctcggctcactgcaacctctgccttccgggttcaagcgattctcctgcctcagtgtcctgagtagctgggattacaggtgcctgccaccacagctggctaatttttgtatttttagtagagacagtgtttcaccgtcttggccaggctggtcttggactcctgacctcatgaaccacctccctcagcctcccaaagtgttgggattacaggcctaaggcACCGTGCTcggccatatttatttatttaattatttagagacaaggtcttgctctgtcacccaggctggagtgcagtggcgccatctcagctcactgcagcctccgcctccgaggtttaagcgattctcatgtctcagcctcctgagtaactgggactacaggtatgcaccaccacgcagggataatttttttctatttttttatagagacacagtttcaccactttggccgggctggtctcgaactcctgaccttaggcgatctgacagcctcgtcctctcaaagtactgcgattacaggcatgagccaccgcgcccggcctctcactACATTTAaatgatgcagtggctcacacctgtaatcctagcactttgggaggccaaggcaggtggatcacctgaggtcaggagttcgacacgagcctggccaacatggggaaacctcgtctctagtaaaaatacaaaaattagtcaggcgtggtggtacaagcctgtagtcccagctacttggaaggctgaggcagaagaatcactttaaccaggaggcagaggttgcagtgagccgatttcatgccactgcactccagcttgggcgatagagtgagacaccatctcaaaaaaagaaaaaaatatgatgccGGGGCATCTGGGCCTGAATACCTGCACGAGCACAGTCATGTCCAGGCCAGGGCTGCCGGTCGAGGTCCGGCCCCATCTCTTCCAGCAGAAAGGGAGCAAGCTTGCGGGGCGGCTGGGGGACAAGATCCCAGGATCTCAGCCTCTGCTCATGGATCAGCTCTGAGACCCCGAGTGAGCTGGGGGTGCTCTGTGAGCATTGGTTTCCCCAGCTGTCAAGTAAAGGGATTGGATGAGGGAGTCTTGTCGAGGTGGAATGATCTCAGCTTTGGGGCAGCAGTGAATGGTCCCGCTCCCTGGGCCATGCCAGTGGCCCGGCCTCGGCTGAAAACAGCCCCAATCAATACTCTGGAATGGGGATGAGGGGGCAGTCAGCTCTTGCTCCTAGTCAGAGAGATACAACAGGGctctgtggctgagctgggtgccttgcctcacacctgtaatcccaacctttgagaggccgaggtgggaggattacttgaggctgggaattttgagaatagcctggacaacatagccagaccccatgtctacaaaataataataaaataaggtgCAATGGCACACagctatagtccaagctacttggcaggctgaggcaggagggtcccttTGCCACCACACAGGCTTTCGAGCCAGGAGGCGGGTAAGACGTAGCTGTAGACCCAAAGCAACCATCAGCCCTGGGGCCCTGCGGGAGAGGAGCACTTTCAGAACATGGAAAAGTGTGGTCATCCCATCATTAGACAGCACACATCCTACACGAATAAAAAGTCGTATGGGGAAGGAGGTTGGGGAGGGAACAAAAATTGGCACAGACATCGATAGACTGGTTTCCAGTTTCAAGGTAACAGATGCACATCATGAGACCAGAGGAGACCGAGACAAGGGCTGGATTTGGCTTTTCTAAGCAACATGTGTTCCTGCACAGGGCTGGATGGTCGCTGAGACAGAGATGGAAGCCAGGACACGGGAGCCCACCGGGCCCAGATAGGTACAGACAGCAGAGGCTCCTGTTCTGTCCTCGCCACCCACGAGGGTGACACTGCTTGTAAATGGTGGCTGTGCTCTCCcagcaagaaaaaagcacaaCTAAATCCACACTGCACACAGAGGCAGACAGAAAGCCTTCAAGTGGCTCTGTTTTCTGCTCCCTGCCTCGCCAGGTCCACAAGCAGAGAGGAGTGTCAGGCGCATGGCCCCGCTGTCAGGCTCCCCAGCGAGCTGCGGGCTCAGCAGGAGCTGCCCACTGACACACGGGGCAcccactcctcccaccttgggaGCGGTCGCCAGACAGAGCCGCACTGGGTGCTGGTGTCATCCAGGGACCCCACACACTTCCTTAAATGTGATCCTGCTTCCCTCTGGGCAGCTGCATCCTCTCCTCCTACAGGACCGTCTGGAAACTTGGCTCTCAGTttgctctcccttctctcctctgcctgccccaAGCCCCTCTCTCTAAAACAGTGATGCAACCTTCTTGGGGTTATTTCTTGAAAATACTTGGCGGCCTccatgcttctgttttctttagcCAGGTGGTCAGGAGGGTTTACAAAGAATGCCTGGGCTCCCCCGCAGGTGCCGGCAGATGGGGTAGCAAATGGTCCTGTGCCTCCACCTGCTCTGGGAGGGAGTCTCCTGTCTCTAGGCCTGGCCCCTTCCTAACCCTCCACATATCCTGTTCTCCAGAGACTTCAGAACCCACTCCTGAGAACAGCGAAGCCAGGCACTTATGGGAAGACCAAATGCTGCCAGAACACGGATTGTCCAGGGATTACATTCCAGCATCTTATTAGGTATCTGGAtctgttgggaaaaaaattagaaactacgTATAAAACGTAAAAATATTCAAGTATCAAAAGGTTATTTAGgatgaaagttttaaaacaagtCATCAGCAAGCTGCTACCACCAAGTGGAGGCTTTTACAAAAGTTGAGCCAGTCCACTGAGCTGAGAGGACAGAAATGGAGTCAGCtgtgctggggcaggggcagggacacTTGGGGCAGGGAGTGTGTGGGCAGAGAAGCCAGAGAATTCCCGGCCTGTGGAAGCCAAACACGAGAGCCTGGGCCGGAAGGGCGGTCAGGATCGGGGGACGAGGTCGCTCTCCCTGGAGAAGGAACCCTAAAGTGCGTAGCCTGGGATTCTCTCCCTGGGGGTCCTGTCGCCCGACATTTCATGGGCCTTCTGAGCTGCCTTCCAAGGAGGACAAACACGGCAACAAAAGACCCATTTCTGCACAAAAAtccttctggaaagaaaaagaagaaaggcaagaaTGGAGTCCAAACGCTCCCCAGTGCTGACTAAGCCTCTCCAACCCTGTTCTAAGTGGAGTGTGGTTTCTAAGTCAGGGAATGGAAGAGGCCCCACCCACACAGGCCTTGGCCCCACAGGATGAAGCAGCAGCGTTTATTCCAGATACAATAGTGAGGGAATCCGGTCACGTTCCCTCCTCCCCAGAGAGGGCACATCTCGACAAGTGATTCGGTAGAAATCTTTTAGACTCTATAAGTTAAGTTCATAAAAACCACTCCtttcaccctgtctcccagggccaggcctggACTCTGAGATGAACTGGCTTGGGGGCGCCCTCGGGTGGCCACATAAAAAACCCAcagtctgaggccagcctggggctCTCAGACCTGGGCGGGACCTGCCCAGGCCACCTGTCCTTCCGCTT is part of the Symphalangus syndactylus isolate Jambi chromosome 18, NHGRI_mSymSyn1-v2.1_pri, whole genome shotgun sequence genome and harbors:
- the LOC129467521 gene encoding LOW QUALITY PROTEIN: putative POM121-like protein 1 (The sequence of the model RefSeq protein was modified relative to this genomic sequence to represent the inferred CDS: substituted 1 base at 1 genomic stop codon); amino-acid sequence: MAAGRPGGGMQEVLEGETPAQRSREEQYLSRRRPPASPYRQQGSIAWSPFSPSPSSLCLWDLPVAPAPGLSGRPSYKHRDTSHQWCQDNRSVILQALSSFRDQQASAVCSEFQGILQLSHCTEHKDSLWGPGAGSHPFGARNTRLSPDSXPGKVLLRALKESRAGMPEQDKDPRVQGFDDHRRVPEVTGDARSAFRPLRDNGGLSPFVPRPGPLQRVLHAQRSEVGDTQRSQTSCTSSCTKRNAISSSYSSTGGFPWLKRRRGPASSHCQPTLSSSKKGSEDRPQAVSSGHTQCAPGQTLAPRNGSPRSQASRPRGRKFPLLPRRRGEPLKMPPPLELGFRVTAEDLDREKKAAFQRINSALQVEAKAISDCRPSRPSYTSCSLATGASGLPSVSKAPSMDAQQEGHKPQDGLGLVAPLASAAGAPSTAPVFGMQHRPPGSLLFVSSFPLPPTFFYFWDSAQVLWLIAAPFPAASMDGSISGASSSPPPTPMEIDSSEADGARHSVRRNPLKRKANW